One part of the Streptomyces ferrugineus genome encodes these proteins:
- a CDS encoding MerR family transcriptional regulator, which produces MSARSLRYYEDEGLIVPGRFSNGYRDYCRSTIDRVLVIRSLLESGLPVRLIKEVLPHLTDGPDDVGTDVVCAEFLHEVRSYRDRLAARIADLSAQRAALDAYLREVRPTDA; this is translated from the coding sequence GTGAGTGCCAGGTCGTTGCGGTACTACGAGGATGAGGGCTTGATCGTCCCGGGCCGTTTCAGCAACGGGTACCGCGACTACTGCAGGTCGACCATCGACCGGGTCCTCGTCATCCGCTCGCTGCTGGAGTCCGGACTGCCCGTGCGGTTGATCAAGGAGGTCCTGCCTCATCTCACGGACGGTCCCGATGATGTCGGCACGGACGTGGTGTGCGCGGAGTTCCTGCACGAGGTGCGGAGTTATCGCGATCGGCTCGCTGCCCGCATCGCCGATCTCAGTGCTCAGCGGGCGGCACTCGACGCCTACCTGCGAGAGGTCCGGCCCACGGACGCATGA
- a CDS encoding zinc-binding dehydrogenase, producing MEINEQHHGVERTMRALVQHSHGGPKDQSLTTDQRRPTPGAGEYLIRVGAAGVNFADVMQTRGTYAGGPQAPYVAGFEAAGEIVAVGPEVADALEVGAHVVGAGPGAFAQYMTMPAAEALAVPSGWTDAEALGLVLNWATALAALKPLGEVERGDAVLIHAAAGGVGQAAVRLAHHYGARVIATASPAKHGTVKALGAEAVLDSTRPDLTAEITRLTGGVDLVLESVGRATFQVSLAVTQPFTGRIVVFGAASGNAGLTTHDLVFTHPVQVKGLHIGTLAAAAPSIYGELLAELDTLIAAGVYLPGTPQVHPLSEGPAVLRELEAGRTHGKHALDPWR from the coding sequence ATGGAGATCAACGAGCAGCACCACGGCGTGGAGCGGACGATGCGGGCCCTGGTCCAGCACTCGCACGGCGGGCCGAAGGACCAGAGCCTTACGACGGACCAGCGCCGCCCCACTCCGGGTGCCGGCGAGTATCTGATTCGAGTCGGCGCCGCCGGGGTGAACTTCGCGGACGTTATGCAGACCCGGGGAACCTACGCAGGAGGACCACAGGCGCCCTACGTGGCGGGCTTCGAAGCGGCCGGCGAGATCGTCGCCGTCGGTCCGGAGGTCGCCGACGCGCTTGAGGTCGGCGCCCACGTCGTCGGAGCCGGCCCGGGCGCCTTCGCGCAGTACATGACGATGCCGGCCGCGGAGGCGCTTGCCGTCCCATCCGGCTGGACGGACGCCGAAGCCCTTGGTCTGGTGTTGAACTGGGCGACCGCGTTGGCGGCACTGAAGCCGCTGGGCGAGGTCGAAAGGGGTGACGCGGTGCTCATTCATGCCGCGGCCGGCGGTGTGGGCCAGGCGGCCGTCCGCCTCGCCCACCACTACGGCGCGCGTGTGATCGCCACGGCCTCACCCGCCAAGCACGGCACCGTCAAAGCGCTCGGCGCCGAGGCGGTCCTGGACAGCACCCGCCCCGATCTGACCGCGGAGATCACCCGCCTGACCGGCGGCGTGGACCTGGTCCTGGAGTCCGTGGGACGAGCCACGTTCCAAGTCAGCCTGGCCGTCACCCAACCCTTCACCGGACGCATCGTCGTGTTCGGTGCCGCCTCCGGCAACGCCGGCCTGACCACACACGACCTGGTCTTCACCCACCCCGTGCAGGTCAAGGGCCTGCACATCGGCACGCTGGCAGCCGCGGCCCCGTCCATCTATGGCGAACTGCTCGCCGAGCTCGACACGCTCATCGCCGCCGGCGTGTACTTGCCCGGCACTCCCCAGGTCCACCCTCTGTCGGAGGGACCGGCCGTGCTGCGGGAGCTCGAAGCGGGCCGGACCCACGGCAAGCACGCTCTAGATCCCTGGCGCTAG
- a CDS encoding proline racemase family protein, protein MEHRFTVRTVDYHTAGEPFRIVTDVPPLHARTVADKRVEAMRDPAVDGLRALLCSEPRGHADMYGGFITEPDDDGAHFGVLFWHKDGFSTACGHGTIALGAWAIRTGRVPIADGGVTDVVIDVPSGRVTARVATGPDGKVRSVDFVNVPSYQLHDLVKVETSAGTINTAISFGGAIYAHVDAADLGLTVTARDLPRLIELSREMKYELNGTRYAEHPADARLNGVYGVIFFEDLGDDETGNPVQRNVTVFADGEVDRSPCGSGTCARIATLAATGRLTEDRHLVHHSIVGSTFRGRVIGRGVEHGRDAVTPMVTGTAYATGEHVFVVDPDDDMTPGFVLR, encoded by the coding sequence ATGGAGCACCGCTTCACGGTCCGCACAGTGGACTACCACACGGCAGGCGAGCCGTTCCGCATCGTGACCGACGTGCCGCCCCTGCACGCACGAACGGTCGCCGACAAGCGGGTCGAGGCCATGCGCGACCCCGCGGTCGACGGACTGCGGGCACTGCTGTGCTCCGAGCCGCGCGGCCACGCCGACATGTACGGCGGCTTCATCACCGAACCCGACGACGACGGCGCACACTTCGGCGTGCTCTTCTGGCACAAGGACGGATTCTCCACGGCCTGCGGGCACGGCACCATCGCCCTCGGCGCCTGGGCGATCAGGACGGGCCGGGTGCCGATCGCCGACGGCGGGGTCACCGACGTCGTCATCGACGTCCCCTCCGGCCGCGTCACCGCCCGCGTCGCGACCGGCCCGGACGGCAAGGTGAGATCGGTGGACTTCGTCAACGTCCCCAGCTACCAGCTGCACGACCTGGTGAAGGTCGAGACATCGGCAGGGACCATCAATACGGCCATCAGCTTCGGCGGCGCGATCTACGCCCACGTCGACGCCGCCGACCTCGGACTCACCGTCACCGCCCGGGACCTGCCGAGGCTGATCGAGCTGAGCCGGGAGATGAAGTACGAGCTCAACGGCACCAGGTACGCCGAACATCCGGCCGACGCACGCCTGAACGGCGTCTACGGCGTGATCTTCTTCGAGGACCTGGGCGACGACGAGACCGGAAACCCGGTCCAGCGCAACGTCACCGTCTTCGCCGACGGAGAGGTCGACCGCTCCCCCTGCGGGTCCGGGACCTGCGCGCGCATCGCCACGCTGGCGGCGACCGGCCGCCTCACCGAGGACCGGCACCTCGTGCACCACTCCATCGTGGGCTCCACCTTCCGCGGCCGCGTCATCGGCCGCGGCGTCGAACACGGCCGGGACGCGGTGACGCCCATGGTGACCGGGACCGCCTATGCCACGGGCGAGCATGTGTTCGTAGTCGATCCCGACGACGACATGACGCCCGGGTTCGTGCTGCGCTGA
- a CDS encoding ornithine cyclodeaminase family protein produces the protein MKTISLSEREVRAAVSMREAIDAVRRGFVGLANGEFEMPTRTALRDGRFLVMSAHHRPTESAMIKTLSVNFDRVPAITGTVVWSTLDRLDHLIADAAAVTTLRTGAAVGVATDLFAAPDADRLTLIGAGGQALDQVRAVHTVRPLRHLTIVGTGTGRAHALADTLRAELDGTEIRTATDPASAVADAHIVCCATPATSPLFPGSALPARVHVNAIGAFRPSMRELPDELLATGTVIIDELGAVLEESGEIIHALQAGAITQDDLTELGTALTAAPPAPRGKRTVFKTVGVAMQDWAIARLLADKFLC, from the coding sequence ATGAAGACCATCAGCCTCAGCGAGCGCGAGGTCCGTGCGGCCGTGTCGATGCGCGAGGCGATCGACGCCGTGCGTCGCGGCTTCGTCGGCCTCGCGAACGGCGAGTTCGAGATGCCGACGCGTACCGCGCTGCGGGACGGTCGGTTCCTCGTGATGTCGGCCCACCATCGGCCGACCGAGTCGGCGATGATCAAGACCCTGAGCGTCAACTTCGACCGTGTGCCCGCCATCACCGGCACCGTCGTCTGGAGCACCCTGGATCGGCTCGACCACCTGATCGCAGACGCCGCCGCCGTCACGACCCTGCGCACGGGCGCGGCGGTCGGCGTCGCCACCGACCTCTTCGCCGCTCCCGACGCCGACCGGCTCACCCTGATCGGCGCCGGCGGCCAGGCCCTCGACCAGGTGCGCGCCGTCCACACCGTTCGCCCCCTGCGGCACCTGACCATCGTAGGCACCGGCACGGGACGAGCCCACGCGCTGGCGGACACCCTGCGAGCCGAACTCGACGGCACCGAGATCAGGACCGCCACCGACCCGGCCTCGGCCGTCGCCGACGCTCACATCGTGTGCTGTGCCACCCCGGCGACCAGCCCGCTCTTCCCCGGGTCCGCCCTTCCGGCTCGGGTGCACGTCAACGCCATCGGCGCCTTCCGTCCCTCCATGCGGGAGCTGCCGGACGAACTGCTGGCCACCGGCACCGTGATCATCGATGAACTCGGCGCCGTCCTCGAAGAGTCCGGCGAGATCATCCACGCTCTCCAGGCCGGCGCCATCACCCAGGACGACCTCACCGAACTGGGCACCGCCCTGACCGCGGCCCCACCGGCCCCGCGTGGCAAGCGCACGGTGTTCAAGACCGTCGGTGTCGCCATGCAGGACTGGGCCATTGCCCGCCTTCTGGCCGACAAGTTCCTCTGCTGA
- the rph gene encoding rifamycin-inactivating phosphotransferase: MNEQYVLDLQEVDETQVAVVGGKGAHLGGLSRIEGIRVPGGFCVTTDAFRRIMAEAPDIDDRLDQLSRTNPDDREAIRALGARIRRTIEEIAIPGDLAAAITRAHARLGEQAACAVRSSATAEDLPTASFAGQQDTYLNVMGPTEILRHVSRCWASLFTERAVTYRQRNGIDHRTVHMAVVVQQMVFPDAAGILFTADPVTGNRKVATVDAGFGLGEALVSGLVNPDVFKVRHGEVVVRTIAAKQRAVLALPAGGTREVAIDSQRQEQPALTDAQVVRLVELGRRIEAHFGRPQDIEWCLVDDDFRIVQSRPITTLFPIPETDDQENHVYVSVGHQQMMTDPMKPLGLSMWQLTAMAPMHEAGGRLFVDVTRRLASPASRAVLLDLMGRGDPLVRDALETVLDRDDFVPSLPDASPGGPPAGGASAPIATDPAIVTELIERSQASIAALERDIRTKTGPALFDFLLEAVEEHKRVLSDPLSFQAIMAGMEATWWLNDKLREWLGEKNAADTLTLSAPDNVTSEMGLALLDVADVIRRRPEVVAFLQGVEDEDFLDELPKLPGGVEARDAIEAYLDRYGMRCVGEIDITRPRWRERPTTLVPVILDNVRIFEHGAAERRFEEGRQKARKKEQDVLSRLRALPDGDRKADETKRMIDRVRTFIGYREYPKYGIISRYFVYKQALLDEAERLVQADVLPAKEDIFYLTFQELHDVVRTNQVDGRLIQQRKDAFRSYHALTPPRVLTSDGEALTGAYRRDDVPAGALIGVPVSAGTIEGRARVILDMAKADLEAGDILVTAHTDPSWSPLFVGIAGLVTEVGGLMTHGAVIAREYGLPAVVGVEQATRLIRDGQRIRVHGTDGYVEILA, encoded by the coding sequence GTGAACGAGCAGTACGTGTTGGACCTTCAAGAGGTGGACGAGACGCAGGTCGCGGTCGTTGGCGGCAAGGGCGCGCACCTGGGCGGGCTGTCGCGGATCGAAGGCATCCGTGTGCCGGGTGGCTTCTGCGTGACGACGGACGCCTTCCGCCGGATCATGGCTGAGGCTCCGGACATCGACGATCGGCTCGATCAGCTCTCCCGCACGAACCCGGACGACCGGGAGGCGATCCGTGCGCTCGGCGCGCGGATTCGCCGGACCATCGAAGAGATCGCCATTCCGGGCGATCTCGCGGCGGCGATCACCCGCGCCCACGCCCGGCTCGGCGAGCAGGCCGCCTGCGCCGTCCGATCCAGCGCGACGGCGGAGGATCTGCCGACGGCCTCCTTCGCCGGCCAGCAGGACACCTACCTGAACGTCATGGGGCCGACGGAGATCCTCCGGCACGTCAGCCGGTGCTGGGCCTCGCTGTTCACCGAGCGGGCCGTGACCTACCGCCAGCGCAACGGCATCGACCACCGTACGGTCCATATGGCGGTGGTCGTGCAGCAGATGGTCTTCCCGGATGCGGCCGGCATCCTGTTCACGGCCGACCCCGTCACGGGCAATCGGAAGGTCGCCACCGTGGACGCCGGTTTCGGCCTCGGTGAGGCACTGGTCTCCGGCCTGGTGAACCCGGACGTCTTCAAGGTGCGACACGGCGAAGTCGTCGTCAGGACGATCGCCGCCAAACAGCGTGCCGTGCTCGCCCTTCCGGCTGGCGGGACGCGGGAGGTGGCGATCGACTCGCAGCGGCAGGAGCAGCCGGCGCTGACGGATGCGCAGGTCGTGCGGCTCGTGGAGCTCGGCCGGCGGATCGAAGCGCACTTCGGCCGCCCGCAGGACATCGAATGGTGCCTGGTCGACGATGACTTCCGGATCGTTCAGAGCCGGCCGATCACGACCCTGTTTCCCATCCCCGAGACCGACGACCAGGAGAACCACGTCTACGTCTCCGTCGGCCATCAGCAGATGATGACCGACCCCATGAAGCCCCTGGGGCTCTCCATGTGGCAGCTGACGGCCATGGCACCGATGCACGAGGCCGGCGGGAGGCTGTTCGTCGATGTCACCCGGCGCCTGGCCTCGCCCGCGAGCCGAGCCGTCCTCCTGGACCTGATGGGGAGGGGAGATCCGCTGGTCAGGGACGCGCTGGAGACCGTACTCGACCGCGACGACTTCGTCCCGTCGCTCCCGGACGCGAGTCCCGGCGGACCTCCGGCCGGCGGCGCGTCCGCGCCGATCGCGACCGATCCCGCCATCGTCACCGAGCTGATCGAACGCAGCCAGGCGTCCATCGCCGCCCTGGAGCGCGACATCCGGACGAAGACCGGACCGGCGTTGTTCGACTTCCTGCTGGAGGCCGTCGAGGAGCACAAGCGAGTCCTCAGTGATCCGCTGAGCTTCCAGGCGATCATGGCGGGGATGGAGGCCACCTGGTGGCTCAACGACAAGCTGCGGGAGTGGCTCGGCGAGAAGAACGCGGCTGACACGCTCACGCTGTCCGCCCCCGACAACGTCACCTCGGAGATGGGACTGGCGCTGCTCGACGTCGCGGACGTCATCCGCCGGCGGCCGGAGGTGGTGGCGTTCCTCCAGGGCGTCGAGGACGAGGACTTCCTGGACGAGCTGCCGAAACTCCCGGGCGGGGTCGAAGCGCGGGACGCCATCGAGGCCTACCTCGACCGGTACGGCATGCGCTGCGTCGGCGAGATCGACATCACGAGGCCGCGTTGGCGCGAGCGCCCCACCACGCTCGTGCCCGTGATCCTCGACAACGTCAGGATCTTCGAGCACGGTGCCGCCGAACGGCGCTTCGAGGAAGGCCGGCAGAAGGCGCGGAAGAAGGAACAGGACGTTCTGTCACGCCTGCGCGCCCTGCCGGACGGGGACCGGAAAGCCGACGAGACCAAGCGGATGATCGACCGGGTCCGCACCTTCATCGGGTACCGGGAGTACCCGAAGTACGGCATCATCAGCCGCTACTTCGTCTACAAGCAGGCCCTGCTGGACGAGGCCGAGCGCCTCGTGCAGGCCGATGTCCTTCCCGCGAAGGAGGACATCTTCTACCTCACCTTCCAGGAACTCCACGACGTCGTGCGCACGAACCAGGTCGACGGCCGGCTCATCCAGCAGCGCAAGGACGCGTTCCGGTCGTACCACGCGCTCACACCGCCCCGGGTCCTCACCTCGGACGGCGAGGCCCTCACCGGGGCGTACCGGCGCGACGACGTGCCGGCCGGCGCCCTGATCGGCGTACCGGTCTCCGCCGGGACCATCGAGGGAAGGGCCCGCGTCATCCTCGACATGGCGAAGGCCGATCTCGAGGCGGGCGACATCCTGGTCACAGCCCACACGGACCCCAGCTGGTCGCCGCTGTTCGTCGGCATCGCGGGCCTGGTGACGGAGGTGGGCGGCCTGATGACCCATGGTGCGGTGATCGCCCGGGAGTACGGCCTGCCGGCCGTCGTGGGCGTCGAGCAGGCCACCCGGCTGATCCGGGACGGACAGCGGATCCGCGTGCACGGAACCGACGGCTACGTCGAGATACTTGCGTGA
- a CDS encoding aminotransferase class V-fold PLP-dependent enzyme translates to MGKVPLDVRSLGADLPTVVGHKMRAPKGAAALYVREGVRLEPVVHGGGQERGLRAETENVALAVALGTAAPR, encoded by the coding sequence GTGGGGAAGGTCCCCCTCGACGTCCGGTCCCTGGGTGCGGACCTGCCCACCGTCGTGGGACACAAGATGCGGGCCCCCAAGGGCGCCGCGGCGCTGTACGTGCGCGAGGGCGTGCGACTGGAACCGGTCGTCCACGGCGGCGGCCAGGAGCGCGGCCTGCGGGCCGAAACGGAGAACGTCGCTCTCGCCGTCGCCCTCGGCACCGCCGCACCACGCTGA
- a CDS encoding SMI1/KNR4 family protein, producing MTDSTAFDWRSFLLGWSGEWADSLPDDDVRSEDDESARQARWLGFPPATEERIAAMEERLGRRMPPSYREFLEVSDGWRHAGGFVWLLAGTAAAHWHDNESGLADLFEEYLDEDSGPEERREADLWRRGLQLDVESDATHVLLDPEDMDEHGEWAVYTWASWRAEPPERHANFLEFMRDMYRQFHSLRARRGDGAPAFVNDTTQRLDASMQEARLEALRGGWERAVKALDEAKEYGRPRAAGLGDQIRRLLGQSYMVYFDGLATDPRYAPDLLPPLVAEHAAHSYRDDSTLRFHLRGADDDLVALAYATLDQVRSGQYRYTAAGPFGEAVERARESARWGDTDGAWRTLLDALPLWEPLGPDHLAPLGWLADPVLGSLLTPERGRELLSTPRGGQAGEAPGPEAGLDPGDLAWLAEPDPGNNRISYRFVLVEGVEPAELPARLADGDDTALNEPMTLWDARRRSLNDQREFSSYDDRALMAVGRAGPDWSFAFDGEPAPFDQRRLISPAEGASAGTRAIVVWSGLRPRFGEPHFHLSVARDGVEQYAFTYSNGEIERRGEIPQALDPSRFFADLDNAAEAERPLLEAVAGEFGASLPRHAIVNGRLHTFTTRSWTRPPRDGETFTVIRVG from the coding sequence ATGACGGATTCCACGGCATTCGACTGGCGGTCCTTCCTGCTCGGATGGAGCGGGGAGTGGGCCGATTCCCTGCCGGACGACGACGTTCGGAGCGAGGACGACGAGAGCGCCCGGCAGGCACGATGGCTCGGGTTCCCGCCCGCGACCGAGGAGCGGATCGCGGCCATGGAGGAGCGCCTCGGCCGCCGGATGCCCCCGTCGTACCGGGAGTTCCTCGAGGTCAGTGACGGGTGGCGGCACGCGGGCGGGTTCGTGTGGCTGCTGGCGGGGACCGCGGCCGCGCACTGGCACGACAACGAGTCGGGACTCGCGGACCTGTTCGAGGAGTACTTGGACGAGGACTCCGGGCCCGAGGAGCGGCGGGAGGCGGACCTCTGGCGGCGCGGGCTGCAGCTCGACGTCGAGTCCGACGCCACCCACGTCCTCCTGGATCCCGAGGACATGGACGAGCACGGCGAGTGGGCCGTGTACACGTGGGCGAGCTGGCGGGCCGAGCCACCCGAGCGGCACGCGAACTTCCTCGAGTTCATGCGGGACATGTACCGGCAGTTCCACAGCCTGCGGGCGCGCCGGGGCGACGGGGCGCCGGCGTTCGTCAACGACACGACGCAGAGGCTGGACGCGTCGATGCAGGAGGCCCGGCTGGAGGCGCTGCGCGGCGGCTGGGAGCGGGCCGTGAAGGCGCTGGACGAGGCCAAGGAGTACGGCAGACCGCGGGCCGCCGGGCTGGGTGACCAGATACGCCGTCTGCTCGGACAGTCCTACATGGTGTACTTCGACGGCCTGGCGACGGACCCGCGGTACGCACCCGATCTGCTGCCGCCGCTGGTCGCCGAGCACGCGGCGCACTCGTACCGGGACGACTCCACGCTGCGGTTCCATCTGCGGGGCGCCGACGACGATTTGGTGGCACTGGCGTACGCGACGCTGGATCAGGTCAGAAGCGGCCAGTACCGGTACACGGCGGCCGGGCCGTTCGGGGAGGCGGTCGAGCGGGCGCGGGAGTCGGCGCGGTGGGGAGACACCGACGGCGCATGGCGGACGCTGTTGGATGCCCTGCCCCTGTGGGAGCCGCTGGGACCGGATCACCTGGCGCCGCTGGGGTGGCTGGCCGACCCCGTGCTCGGGTCGCTGCTGACCCCGGAGCGGGGCCGCGAGCTGCTGTCCACGCCAAGGGGCGGGCAGGCGGGTGAGGCACCGGGTCCTGAGGCCGGGCTGGACCCGGGCGACCTGGCATGGCTCGCGGAGCCGGATCCGGGCAACAACCGCATCTCCTACCGGTTCGTCCTCGTGGAAGGGGTGGAGCCGGCGGAGCTGCCCGCACGTCTCGCGGACGGGGACGACACCGCGCTGAACGAACCCATGACCTTGTGGGACGCGCGCCGCAGATCTCTCAACGACCAGAGGGAGTTCTCGTCCTACGACGACAGGGCTCTCATGGCGGTCGGCCGGGCCGGCCCCGACTGGAGCTTCGCCTTCGACGGCGAACCCGCCCCCTTCGACCAGCGGCGATTGATCTCCCCGGCCGAGGGCGCCAGCGCGGGCACCCGTGCGATCGTGGTGTGGAGCGGCCTGAGGCCGCGGTTCGGGGAGCCGCACTTCCACCTTTCGGTGGCGCGAGACGGGGTCGAGCAGTACGCGTTCACCTACTCGAACGGAGAGATCGAGCGGCGCGGGGAGATACCGCAAGCGCTGGACCCGAGCCGGTTCTTCGCTGACCTGGACAACGCCGCCGAGGCGGAGCGGCCGCTGCTGGAAGCGGTGGCCGGGGAGTTCGGTGCGTCCCTGCCACGTCACGCCATCGTGAACGGGCGGCTGCACACGTTCACCACCCGTTCCTGGACGCGTCCGCCGAGGGACGGAGAGACGTTCACGGTGATCCGCGTGGGCTGA
- a CDS encoding zf-HC2 domain-containing protein, protein MRSLERHRDVAAYALGVLNEAEAFRFEDHLMECARCAAHVTEFGPITRQLMLYRRSTPRFVHPMTKPGPQMLNRLLEAVAVRRRARRRRTLYAVAASVVIALAGPGVAIMASGDDRGAQVVEATDARSGVWAQVTTENEAYGSQVELKVKDGAGPRPCHLVAIGRDGSEETVTSWSAAHHDARENTMTGASAMHMDEIVRYEVRTAHGEHLVTLKAR, encoded by the coding sequence ATGAGGTCCCTGGAGAGGCATCGCGACGTCGCCGCGTACGCGCTCGGCGTGCTGAACGAGGCGGAGGCGTTCCGCTTCGAGGACCACCTCATGGAGTGCGCGCGCTGCGCCGCACACGTGACCGAGTTCGGGCCCATCACCCGCCAGTTGATGCTGTACCGGCGGTCCACGCCCCGATTCGTGCACCCCATGACCAAGCCGGGTCCGCAGATGCTGAACCGGCTGCTCGAAGCGGTGGCGGTCCGCCGTCGCGCCCGACGCCGGCGCACCCTGTACGCCGTGGCCGCCTCGGTGGTGATCGCCCTCGCCGGCCCCGGTGTCGCGATCATGGCGAGCGGCGACGACAGGGGCGCCCAGGTCGTCGAGGCGACCGACGCGCGGTCCGGGGTGTGGGCGCAGGTCACGACCGAGAACGAGGCGTACGGCAGCCAGGTGGAGCTGAAGGTGAAGGACGGCGCCGGTCCGCGCCCCTGTCATCTGGTGGCCATCGGCCGGGACGGCTCGGAGGAGACGGTGACCAGTTGGTCCGCCGCCCATCACGACGCCCGCGAGAACACCATGACAGGCGCGTCGGCGATGCACATGGACGAGATCGTGCGCTACGAGGTGCGCACGGCACACGGAGAGCATCTGGTGACGCTCAAGGCCCGGTGA
- a CDS encoding sigma-70 family RNA polymerase sigma factor: MTAGTTLPNGTTTAEHELAALQREHGRPLFALLLRLCDGDRQRAEDLVQETLVRAWQHPEALRADDFDSVRPWLLTVGRRLAIDARRARQARPPEVGDAILENARVISDHAERAAEMLDVREAVKTLTPEHREVLVLVYFQGASVAEAAETLGIPPGTVKSRAYYALRALRRVLPGYAADLR; encoded by the coding sequence ATGACGGCCGGAACCACCCTCCCCAACGGGACTACGACCGCCGAGCACGAGCTCGCCGCGCTGCAGCGCGAGCACGGCCGGCCCCTGTTCGCGCTGCTGCTCCGGCTCTGCGACGGCGACCGGCAGCGCGCCGAGGACCTCGTGCAGGAGACGCTGGTGCGCGCCTGGCAGCATCCCGAGGCCCTGCGCGCCGACGACTTCGACTCCGTACGGCCCTGGCTGCTGACGGTCGGGCGGCGGCTCGCGATCGACGCGCGGCGGGCCCGGCAGGCGCGGCCGCCGGAGGTCGGGGACGCGATTCTGGAGAACGCGCGGGTGATCTCCGACCACGCCGAGCGGGCCGCCGAGATGCTCGATGTCCGCGAGGCTGTGAAGACACTCACTCCGGAGCACCGTGAAGTCCTGGTGCTCGTGTACTTCCAAGGGGCGAGTGTTGCGGAGGCCGCGGAAACCCTCGGTATTCCGCCCGGTACGGTGAAGTCCCGCGCGTACTATGCGCTGCGCGCCCTGCGCCGGGTGCTTCCCGGATACGCGGCCGACCTGCGGTGA
- a CDS encoding CapA family protein, producing MIARSRLVAIAATAVLAAGAACQAHNREASGRPAPSGSRSFTLVASGDVLPHTSIIDRARFDAGGKGYDFRPMFAGVKPVVSGADLALCHMETIYGENGEYSGYPLFKSPPEVARGLAATGYDGCSTASNHSLDDGAAGILRTLNALDQAKVRHAGTARTAGEARSVTVLRAGAAKVAHLAYTYGVNDFPLPPGQPWAVNLIDREKIVADARAARKGGADVVVVSLHWGTEWQDAPDDDQVNLARELTSARSGERPDIDLILGTHAHVPQAYEKVNGTWVVYGMGDQVAGAMYNHQGVQDPRGNQSTLARFTFAPPSEAGERWEVSKAEFVPQLFDIDAGRVLNLNRAIAKGAELRGVRDRIREVVLSRGAGDDGLEMGE from the coding sequence ATGATCGCACGCAGTCGGCTTGTGGCCATCGCTGCCACGGCTGTCCTCGCCGCAGGAGCCGCCTGCCAGGCCCACAACCGCGAGGCCTCGGGACGCCCGGCCCCCTCCGGGTCCCGGAGCTTCACCCTCGTCGCCTCGGGTGACGTCCTCCCGCACACCTCGATCATCGATCGCGCGCGCTTCGACGCGGGCGGCAAGGGGTACGACTTCCGTCCGATGTTCGCCGGCGTCAAACCCGTGGTCTCGGGCGCCGATCTGGCGCTGTGCCATATGGAGACCATCTACGGCGAGAACGGCGAGTACAGCGGCTACCCCCTCTTCAAGTCCCCGCCCGAAGTGGCCCGGGGCCTCGCCGCCACGGGCTACGACGGCTGCTCCACCGCCTCCAACCACAGCCTCGACGACGGGGCCGCCGGCATCCTGCGCACGCTGAACGCCCTCGATCAGGCGAAGGTGCGGCACGCGGGGACGGCGCGCACCGCGGGCGAGGCGCGCAGTGTGACGGTGCTGCGCGCGGGGGCGGCCAAGGTCGCGCATCTGGCGTACACCTACGGCGTCAACGACTTCCCGCTCCCGCCGGGCCAGCCCTGGGCGGTCAACCTGATCGACCGGGAGAAGATCGTCGCCGACGCGCGCGCCGCCCGGAAGGGGGGTGCCGACGTCGTCGTCGTGTCGCTGCACTGGGGCACCGAGTGGCAGGACGCGCCCGACGACGACCAGGTGAACCTGGCCCGTGAGCTCACCTCCGCCCGTTCCGGCGAGCGCCCCGACATCGACCTGATCCTCGGTACCCACGCCCATGTTCCGCAGGCCTACGAGAAGGTCAACGGCACGTGGGTGGTCTACGGCATGGGTGACCAGGTCGCCGGCGCGATGTACAACCACCAGGGCGTTCAGGACCCGCGCGGCAACCAGTCCACGCTGGCCCGCTTCACCTTCGCCCCGCCGAGCGAGGCCGGGGAACGCTGGGAGGTGTCGAAGGCCGAGTTCGTCCCGCAGCTGTTCGACATCGACGCCGGCCGGGTGCTCAACCTCAACCGGGCCATCGCCAAGGGCGCCGAACTGCGCGGGGTGCGGGACCGGATCCGGGAGGTCGTGCTGAGCCGGGGGGCCGGGGACGACGGGCTGGAGATGGGGGAGTAG